One Sagittula stellata E-37 genomic window carries:
- a CDS encoding extracellular solute-binding protein — MTRRPPFHVDRRSALGLIGATAAAPLLPRTGWAESHAMAETIKAHGYSFYGDLKYPADYPHFAYVNPDAPKGGEIVIGARGTFDGFNRWAWRGNPETNAGVVAESMFGEMPWGGGLPADTITDSYCLVAREVEYPEDQTWVIFHMRDDVTFRNGAPVRAQDAAFTHNLFIEQGIRSYARSVKERISGVEVIDDLTLKYTFVDGISRRSLISQVGGTPIFSEEWYKETGEKLDEPSVLSPMASGPYQVADYEFNRYVVYERNPNYWGWDHPANVGRHNFDRVRFEYFADDTAEFEAFKAGITNFRTEGSTKLWATGYDFPAIQRGDVVKDEIPDQSAPNNSGIIFNTTREPLDNRNIRHALSLAYNFEWERESLQYSLTTQRKSFVEGQEWEARGLPEGKEKELLESLGELVPPEMMTEEAVMPHTSEARDPIDRRNKRTGLRLLEQEGWTVNADGKMVNEAGQQMALNFLVLSSWDDTRKSGIQTYVRTLNDWGIAATADTVDSAQGQQRFLDKDYDMIHTRILTFAAAGTGLKQLFGSETAVVSSYNPAALRSPLVDAIIEAALDTKTREDEIAALMALDRALRYERIQVAGGFVPEYWVAYYDMFEHPEDLPPYALGVLDFWWMDKEKHQALQSSGVLK, encoded by the coding sequence ATGACCAGAAGACCGCCGTTCCACGTCGATCGCCGCAGCGCCCTCGGGCTCATCGGTGCCACCGCGGCCGCCCCGCTTTTGCCCCGCACCGGGTGGGCCGAATCCCACGCGATGGCCGAAACCATCAAGGCGCACGGCTATTCGTTCTACGGCGATCTGAAATACCCGGCGGACTACCCGCACTTCGCTTATGTCAATCCGGACGCTCCGAAGGGCGGCGAGATCGTCATCGGCGCGCGCGGCACCTTCGACGGCTTCAACCGCTGGGCCTGGCGCGGCAATCCGGAGACCAACGCCGGCGTCGTGGCGGAATCCATGTTCGGTGAGATGCCCTGGGGCGGCGGCCTGCCGGCGGATACCATCACCGACTCCTACTGCCTCGTCGCGCGTGAGGTGGAATACCCCGAGGACCAGACCTGGGTCATCTTCCACATGCGGGACGACGTGACCTTCCGCAACGGCGCCCCAGTCCGCGCACAGGATGCGGCCTTTACCCACAACCTGTTCATCGAACAGGGCATCCGGTCCTACGCCCGCAGCGTCAAGGAACGGATTTCAGGTGTCGAGGTCATCGACGACCTGACGCTGAAATACACCTTCGTCGACGGCATCTCCCGCCGGTCGCTCATCAGCCAGGTCGGCGGCACGCCAATCTTCTCCGAGGAATGGTACAAGGAAACCGGCGAGAAGCTGGATGAACCTTCCGTGCTGTCGCCGATGGCGTCCGGCCCCTACCAGGTCGCCGATTACGAATTCAACCGCTACGTCGTCTACGAGCGCAACCCGAACTACTGGGGCTGGGACCACCCGGCCAACGTCGGGCGCCACAACTTCGACCGCGTCAGGTTCGAATACTTCGCCGACGACACGGCCGAGTTCGAGGCCTTCAAGGCCGGGATCACCAACTTCCGCACCGAAGGTTCCACCAAGCTCTGGGCCACGGGCTACGACTTTCCCGCGATCCAGCGCGGCGACGTCGTCAAGGACGAGATCCCCGACCAGTCGGCGCCGAACAACTCCGGCATCATCTTCAACACCACGCGCGAGCCGCTGGACAACCGCAACATCCGGCACGCCCTGTCGCTCGCCTACAACTTCGAGTGGGAGCGCGAGTCGCTCCAGTACAGCCTGACAACCCAGCGCAAGTCCTTTGTCGAAGGTCAGGAATGGGAAGCCAGGGGTCTGCCGGAAGGCAAGGAGAAGGAGCTGCTGGAAAGTCTGGGCGAGCTCGTTCCGCCGGAGATGATGACCGAAGAAGCGGTGATGCCGCACACGTCCGAGGCCCGCGACCCGATCGACCGGCGCAACAAGCGTACCGGCCTGCGCCTGCTGGAACAGGAAGGCTGGACGGTCAACGCCGACGGCAAGATGGTCAACGAAGCCGGCCAGCAGATGGCGCTGAACTTCCTCGTCCTGTCGAGCTGGGATGACACCCGCAAATCGGGAATCCAGACCTACGTGCGCACCCTGAACGACTGGGGCATTGCCGCGACCGCCGATACCGTGGACAGCGCGCAGGGCCAGCAGCGGTTCCTCGACAAGGATTACGACATGATCCACACCCGGATCCTGACGTTCGCTGCGGCAGGCACCGGTCTGAAACAGCTTTTCGGGTCGGAAACCGCGGTCGTGTCCTCGTACAACCCCGCGGCGCTGCGCAGCCCGCTGGTGGACGCGATCATCGAGGCGGCGCTCGACACCAAGACCCGCGAGGACGAGATCGCGGCGCTTATGGCATTGGACCGCGCGCTCAGGTACGAGCGCATCCAGGTGGCCGGCGGCTTCGTTCCGGAATACTGGGTTGCCTACTACGACATGTTCGAGCACCCCGAGGACCTGCCGCCCTATGCGCTTGGCGTGCTGGACTTCTGGTGGATGGACAAGGAAAAGCACCAGGCTCTGCAGTCCAGCGGGGTTCTGAAGTAA
- a CDS encoding pilus assembly protein TadG-related protein, with protein MQTKRYRNTPKPVMSHSVTGGWLGRFWADTSGSMSYVALAGSLVMMVFGGIGIDMMHAELKRSQVQNTLDRAVLAAANLSNTRDPQTVVEDYFRAMKLEDTLGDVQTGDSLGAKRVRAEGNGSINSHFLGLIGVDQLDVYGAATAENATAPLEISLVLDVSGSMQGQKIRDLKEAAKAFVDAVLGEGGDNSRVTVSLIPYNATVNLGDDLSERFNLDRWQNYSSCAIFESSDYNSLSIDPNAGLEQLAHFDPYDYSGNSPDLTAPWCAEGNNLAIVPHSSDADYLSDVIDSFEAQGNTAIDLGMKWGLALLDPAARPVIGDMQADGLVPSSARYRPSDYGTQTMKFVVVMTDGENTQEYNLKPWMLNPNALSDVWVDDHGTPGKGDDRYSIRVKDNYGDSNDVFYWPHASRNNYRNGPYSWVTRTAAQMVNGVAVVDGDSETTKAKCSSYKGAGHNAGQETLIENVLGMDYGTLDLDGDGIAGANDDCSNYPPVRLTWQELFGNVKTTYYANAWYWQAYMDGRASYNDYYNAYYSWETTVDASQANTNLATICAKAKQQDVTIFTIGVEAPQAGLNAMRNCASSASHYYNVSSNQLVDTFRSISDVVVELRLTE; from the coding sequence ATGCAGACGAAGAGATACAGGAACACGCCCAAGCCCGTCATGTCGCATTCCGTGACAGGAGGCTGGCTGGGCCGTTTCTGGGCAGACACGTCCGGAAGCATGTCTTATGTCGCTTTGGCTGGCTCCCTCGTGATGATGGTTTTCGGCGGCATCGGCATCGACATGATGCACGCCGAACTGAAACGCAGCCAGGTCCAGAACACGCTGGACCGCGCGGTTCTCGCTGCCGCCAACCTCAGCAACACCCGCGATCCACAGACCGTGGTCGAAGACTACTTCCGCGCGATGAAGCTGGAGGACACGCTGGGCGACGTTCAGACCGGCGACTCCCTCGGGGCAAAACGTGTCCGGGCCGAGGGCAACGGCTCCATCAACTCCCACTTCCTTGGCCTGATCGGCGTCGACCAACTCGACGTTTATGGTGCCGCAACTGCCGAGAACGCTACGGCCCCGCTGGAAATCTCGCTTGTTCTGGACGTGTCCGGGTCCATGCAGGGCCAGAAGATCAGGGACCTGAAGGAGGCCGCAAAGGCTTTCGTGGATGCCGTGCTGGGCGAAGGCGGCGACAACAGTCGCGTGACCGTCTCGCTGATACCCTACAACGCGACTGTAAACCTGGGCGACGACCTGTCGGAACGGTTCAACCTCGACCGGTGGCAGAACTATTCCTCCTGCGCGATCTTCGAATCGTCTGACTACAACTCTCTGTCCATCGACCCGAACGCTGGTCTGGAACAGCTCGCCCACTTCGACCCCTACGACTACAGCGGCAACTCTCCCGACCTGACAGCCCCCTGGTGCGCCGAGGGCAACAACCTCGCGATCGTGCCGCATAGCTCCGATGCCGATTACCTTTCGGACGTGATCGACAGCTTCGAGGCGCAGGGCAATACCGCCATCGATCTCGGCATGAAGTGGGGTCTTGCACTGCTGGACCCTGCCGCGCGCCCGGTGATCGGCGACATGCAGGCCGACGGTCTGGTGCCGTCTTCCGCCCGCTATCGCCCCTCCGACTACGGGACGCAGACGATGAAGTTCGTCGTCGTCATGACCGACGGCGAGAACACGCAAGAGTACAACCTGAAGCCCTGGATGCTGAACCCGAACGCCCTGTCGGACGTCTGGGTCGACGATCACGGCACGCCCGGCAAGGGCGACGACCGCTACTCGATCCGGGTCAAGGACAACTACGGCGACTCGAACGACGTGTTCTATTGGCCGCACGCCAGCCGCAACAATTATCGCAATGGCCCCTACAGCTGGGTGACCAGGACGGCCGCGCAGATGGTGAACGGTGTGGCGGTGGTGGACGGCGACTCCGAAACGACGAAGGCCAAATGCTCCAGCTACAAGGGCGCCGGCCACAACGCCGGACAGGAAACGCTGATCGAAAACGTCCTCGGGATGGATTACGGCACGCTCGACCTGGACGGTGACGGCATTGCCGGCGCCAATGACGACTGCTCCAACTATCCGCCGGTCCGCCTCACATGGCAGGAGCTCTTCGGAAACGTGAAGACCACCTATTACGCGAACGCCTGGTACTGGCAGGCCTATATGGACGGCCGCGCCAGCTACAACGACTACTACAACGCGTATTACTCGTGGGAAACCACCGTGGACGCGTCACAGGCCAACACCAACCTCGCGACGATCTGCGCCAAGGCGAAGCAGCAGGATGTGACCATTTTCACCATCGGCGTGGAGGCACCGCAGGCCGGACTGAACGCCATGCGCAACTGCGCGTCGTCGGCGTCGCATTACTACAACGTGTCCAGCAACCAGCTTGTCGATACATTCCGCTCGATCTCCGACGTGGTTGTCGAACTGCGCCTGACCGAATGA
- a CDS encoding c-type cytochrome: MDTMTVTKVVGGVCGALLVYLMSKWGAETLYHVGGGGHGEEHASAYLIEAGSSEPAEAEPEVPFEELLASADVGDGEKVFGKCRACHKIDGSNATGPHLDGVVGRPIGSVGGFNYSGNLNQVGDAWTPEHLNTFLESPKAAAPGTTMSFNGLSKPEDRAAVIAFLQSVSG, encoded by the coding sequence ATGGATACGATGACAGTTACCAAGGTCGTGGGCGGCGTCTGTGGCGCTCTGCTGGTCTATTTGATGAGCAAGTGGGGCGCGGAAACCCTCTACCACGTCGGCGGCGGCGGTCACGGTGAGGAACACGCGTCGGCCTACTTGATTGAAGCGGGCAGCAGCGAACCTGCCGAAGCGGAACCCGAAGTGCCGTTCGAGGAGCTTCTGGCGTCTGCCGACGTGGGCGACGGCGAGAAGGTCTTTGGCAAGTGCCGCGCCTGCCACAAGATCGACGGTTCGAACGCGACCGGCCCGCACCTCGACGGTGTCGTTGGGCGTCCCATCGGCTCGGTTGGCGGGTTCAACTACTCCGGCAACCTGAATCAGGTCGGCGACGCATGGACGCCGGAGCACCTGAACACGTTCCTTGAAAGCCCCAAGGCCGCGGCGCCGGGCACCACGATGTCCTTCAACGGCCTGTCGAAACCGGAAGACCGCGCAGCAGTGATCGCCTTCCTGCAATCCGTGAGCGGCTGA
- a CDS encoding TadE/TadG family type IV pilus assembly protein, which yields MFRSILPAPLRRFTRDDTGYANVESIILLPALLWLFGVGWVYFDAFHQQSINQKANYVIGDMISRETDPLDETYIRNTRNLLSALIHSTSEDTDFRASVVQYDARHNDWDLVWSDAYGTRSRLKQADLTDYFDRLPPAIDNEQLILVETWDNYAPVFKVGLDPFEIATYSFTSPRYTSQVVWEGSASAGGGNNNSGNSNNNSGGGNSGGGSSGGSSGSGGGGGGGGWSFWDWLSGA from the coding sequence ATGTTCCGTTCCATACTCCCCGCCCCGCTGAGACGTTTCACCCGCGACGACACCGGGTATGCCAACGTCGAGTCGATCATTCTCCTGCCCGCCCTGTTGTGGCTGTTTGGGGTCGGCTGGGTCTACTTCGATGCCTTCCACCAGCAGAGCATCAACCAGAAGGCCAACTACGTCATCGGCGACATGATCTCGCGCGAGACCGATCCGCTGGACGAGACCTACATCCGGAACACCCGCAACCTGTTGAGCGCTCTGATCCACTCGACCTCGGAGGACACGGACTTCCGCGCATCGGTGGTGCAATACGACGCCAGACACAACGACTGGGATCTGGTCTGGTCGGACGCCTACGGTACACGCAGCCGGCTGAAGCAGGCCGATCTGACCGACTACTTCGACCGCCTGCCGCCCGCGATCGACAACGAACAGCTTATCCTGGTTGAGACTTGGGACAACTACGCACCGGTGTTCAAGGTGGGCCTGGATCCGTTCGAGATCGCGACCTACAGCTTCACGAGCCCGCGCTACACCTCGCAGGTCGTGTGGGAAGGATCGGCCAGCGCTGGCGGCGGCAACAACAACTCGGGCAACAGCAACAACAACTCTGGCGGCGGCAACTCTGGCGGCGGATCGTCCGGCGGGTCTTCGGGCTCTGGTGGCGGCGGCGGCGGCGGCGGGTGGAGCTTCTGGGATTGGCTCTCAGGGGCATAA
- a CDS encoding prephenate dehydratase has product MPQRIAFQGEMGAYSHQACVEARPGADVLPCNTFEDVISAVRDGSADLAMLPVENTTYGRVADIHRLLPESGLRIVDEAFVRVHISLMAQPGVEIDELEVVRAHLVLLPQAESFLKKYGIRGEAWPDSAGAAAEIARTGSRTVGALASDLAAEINGLHILARHIEDHAHNTTRFLLMSPEPDTTVRGDHGMITTFVFQVRNIPAALYKAMGGFATNGVNMTKLESYMVGGSFTATQFYADIEGHPEDPPVARALEELAYFTSMLEILGVYPRDPRRD; this is encoded by the coding sequence ATGCCGCAACGTATCGCATTCCAGGGGGAAATGGGGGCCTATTCGCATCAGGCCTGCGTCGAAGCCCGTCCCGGGGCCGATGTCCTGCCGTGCAACACCTTCGAGGACGTGATTTCCGCCGTGCGCGACGGCAGCGCGGACCTTGCGATGCTGCCGGTCGAGAACACAACCTACGGCCGCGTCGCGGATATCCATCGCCTGCTGCCGGAATCGGGGCTGAGAATCGTGGACGAGGCGTTTGTCCGCGTTCACATCTCGCTGATGGCGCAGCCCGGCGTCGAGATCGATGAACTGGAAGTGGTGCGGGCGCACCTCGTGCTGCTGCCGCAGGCCGAGAGTTTCCTGAAGAAATACGGCATCCGGGGCGAGGCATGGCCCGACAGCGCCGGTGCCGCGGCCGAGATCGCGCGCACCGGCTCGCGGACTGTGGGTGCGCTGGCTTCGGATCTCGCGGCAGAGATCAACGGGCTGCACATCCTGGCCCGCCATATCGAGGACCACGCCCACAACACCACGCGTTTCCTGCTGATGTCGCCGGAGCCCGACACCACCGTGCGGGGCGATCACGGCATGATCACCACCTTCGTCTTTCAGGTGCGCAACATTCCCGCCGCGCTTTACAAAGCGATGGGCGGCTTTGCGACCAACGGCGTGAACATGACCAAGCTGGAAAGCTATATGGTTGGCGGGTCGTTTACGGCGACGCAGTTCTACGCCGACATCGAAGGCCACCCCGAAGATCCGCCGGTGGCGCGCGCACTGGAAGAGCTGGCCTACTTCACGTCGATGCTGGAGATTCTCGGCGTCTACCCGCGCGATCCGCGACGCGATTGA
- a CDS encoding TadE/TadG family type IV pilus assembly protein, with translation MFRPQLSFLRRFRAEDDGSMVVPIALWMPIFLLLIISSVELGTITVRSTVLERALDQTVRDVKLGTGPNTHAQMKEAICNRAQILPSCLETLHLEMVVLDIRDWTDPPEGVDCYDNSLPVTPQRNFQNGKGGEMMFLRACYKFKPLTLISSLNAALPKDDAGYVGLVAMNAFVNEPS, from the coding sequence ATGTTTCGCCCCCAGCTCTCTTTCCTGCGCCGGTTTCGCGCCGAAGACGACGGTTCGATGGTCGTGCCCATCGCATTGTGGATGCCGATCTTTCTGCTTCTCATCATTTCGTCTGTCGAACTCGGCACGATCACTGTCCGCAGCACGGTGCTCGAACGTGCGCTCGACCAGACCGTGCGCGACGTGAAGCTGGGGACCGGCCCCAACACGCACGCCCAGATGAAAGAGGCGATCTGCAACCGGGCCCAGATCCTGCCCAGCTGTCTGGAGACGCTGCATCTGGAAATGGTGGTGCTGGACATCCGCGACTGGACCGATCCGCCGGAAGGCGTCGATTGCTACGACAACTCTCTGCCCGTCACGCCGCAGCGCAACTTCCAGAACGGCAAGGGCGGAGAGATGATGTTCCTGCGCGCCTGCTACAAGTTCAAGCCCCTGACCCTCATCAGTTCCTTGAACGCGGCCCTGCCGAAAGATGACGCCGGCTACGTTGGTCTTGTCGCCATGAACGCATTCGTGAACGAACCCAGCTGA
- a CDS encoding methylated-DNA--[protein]-cysteine S-methyltransferase gives MAQLTVATPTGPFRLVEAEGVMVSCGWCDGPSDAAEATPLLREAASQLEAYFAGRLTRFDLPWFVDRSPFQSEACALMAAIPFGETITYGEMAKALGVSAQAAGRGCGGNPLPVIVPCHRVLATNGLGGFSASGGVETKVWLLRHEGAAGLLI, from the coding sequence ATGGCGCAACTGACAGTCGCGACACCCACAGGCCCGTTCAGGCTGGTCGAAGCGGAGGGGGTGATGGTGTCCTGCGGCTGGTGCGACGGACCATCAGACGCGGCAGAGGCCACGCCTCTCCTGCGCGAAGCCGCTTCGCAGCTCGAAGCGTATTTCGCAGGGCGGCTTACGCGGTTTGACTTGCCATGGTTCGTAGACCGAAGCCCCTTCCAGTCCGAGGCCTGCGCCCTCATGGCCGCGATCCCGTTTGGCGAAACGATCACCTACGGGGAAATGGCCAAAGCGCTTGGCGTCTCCGCACAGGCCGCTGGCCGGGGGTGCGGTGGCAATCCCCTGCCCGTCATCGTGCCATGCCACCGAGTGCTGGCGACGAACGGTCTTGGCGGCTTCTCCGCCAGCGGAGGGGTCGAAACGAAAGTCTGGCTCCTGCGTCACGAAGGGGCCGCAGGCTTGCTGATCTGA
- a CDS encoding LysR family transcriptional regulator, which translates to MASVDLMEKAVTDPMGVDFRTLTLLARVHDLRSFTKAAEELGVNQSAVSYTVEKLRGIFQDPLFVRQGRTILPTPRCDEIVQEANRLIGDFRRLTVPSQFDPGTVKRKITIACNYYERVLWVPHIVRAVRAEAPGLELEIVDASDIGHERLLRNEAEMLIGPFQRETPAFYSRRLYREDYICLMDAGHPAAGAPLDLQTYLGLNHVLVTYGGRWTSRYLHDLKDMGHTLRVGLRVPSPAGIAELVVASDLVATVPRRLAKVLGEAVHVADCPVRTGITIEVVWTERNHRSAHHVWLRELIHRVVSQVA; encoded by the coding sequence ATGGCATCAGTGGATTTGATGGAGAAAGCCGTGACCGATCCGATGGGCGTGGACTTCCGGACGCTGACCCTGCTGGCGCGGGTGCACGATCTGCGCTCCTTCACCAAGGCGGCAGAAGAGCTGGGCGTGAACCAGTCGGCGGTCAGCTACACGGTCGAGAAGCTGCGGGGCATTTTCCAGGATCCGCTGTTCGTGCGTCAGGGACGGACAATCCTGCCGACCCCGCGATGCGACGAGATCGTGCAGGAGGCCAACCGGCTGATCGGCGACTTCCGCCGGCTGACCGTCCCGTCGCAATTCGATCCCGGCACGGTCAAACGCAAGATCACCATCGCCTGCAACTACTACGAACGCGTTCTGTGGGTGCCGCACATCGTGCGCGCCGTCCGCGCCGAGGCTCCGGGCCTCGAACTGGAAATCGTCGACGCCTCCGACATCGGGCACGAAAGGCTGCTGCGCAACGAAGCCGAGATGCTGATCGGTCCCTTCCAGCGCGAAACCCCGGCGTTCTATAGCCGGCGTCTCTACCGCGAGGACTACATCTGCCTGATGGATGCGGGCCACCCCGCCGCCGGTGCTCCGCTGGACCTGCAGACCTACCTCGGGCTGAACCACGTGCTTGTGACCTACGGGGGGCGCTGGACCTCGCGCTACCTGCACGATCTGAAGGACATGGGCCACACCCTGCGCGTCGGGCTGCGGGTGCCAAGCCCGGCTGGGATCGCGGAACTGGTCGTCGCCTCGGACCTCGTCGCAACCGTCCCCCGCAGGCTGGCCAAGGTTCTGGGCGAGGCGGTGCATGTCGCCGACTGCCCCGTCCGGACCGGGATCACAATCGAGGTCGTCTGGACGGAACGCAACCACCGCTCCGCCCACCACGTCTGGCTGCGCGAGCTGATCCACCGCGTGGTGTCTCAGGTCGCCTGA
- a CDS encoding TRAP transporter substrate-binding protein, translating to MKTLKTLFAGTACALAMTQGASAQEVQLNLHQMLPPQASVPQEILLPWIEKVEADSDGRIKIDHYPSMQLGGVPPELYDQAVDGLADIIWTVVGYTPGRFPSTEVFELPFMVEDARAASCAYWKMYENDMADGEFADVKMLGTWVHGPGMFHTNDPVQTPEDLVGMKIRGGSRLVNQLLEAAGAEPVGMPVPAVSEGLSKGVIDGTTIPWEVTSALKVPELVSNHTEFEGPALYTLTFVLAMNKDVYDSMPEDLQKVIDDNSGLNFSVFAGGTQSDADAPARQVAVDLGNNIITVAEDQTGPWRDLVQPIYDSWIADLDSKGMDGQALIDEAKSLMEGECKGATGAL from the coding sequence ATGAAGACGTTGAAGACACTGTTTGCAGGCACGGCGTGCGCGCTGGCCATGACACAGGGCGCCTCGGCGCAGGAGGTGCAACTGAACCTGCACCAGATGCTGCCGCCGCAGGCCTCCGTGCCGCAGGAAATCCTGCTGCCGTGGATCGAAAAGGTGGAGGCCGATTCCGATGGCCGCATCAAGATCGACCATTACCCGTCCATGCAACTCGGCGGCGTGCCGCCGGAGCTTTACGATCAGGCCGTCGACGGTCTGGCGGACATCATCTGGACGGTGGTCGGCTACACGCCCGGCCGTTTCCCGTCGACCGAGGTGTTCGAACTGCCCTTCATGGTCGAGGACGCCCGCGCCGCGTCCTGCGCGTACTGGAAGATGTACGAAAACGACATGGCCGACGGAGAGTTCGCGGATGTGAAGATGCTTGGCACCTGGGTTCACGGGCCGGGGATGTTCCACACCAATGACCCTGTGCAGACGCCCGAGGACCTCGTCGGGATGAAGATTCGCGGCGGGTCCCGTCTGGTGAACCAGCTGCTTGAGGCCGCGGGAGCCGAACCTGTCGGGATGCCGGTGCCGGCTGTGTCCGAGGGCCTGTCCAAGGGCGTGATCGACGGTACGACCATTCCATGGGAAGTGACGTCGGCCCTGAAGGTTCCGGAACTGGTGAGCAATCACACGGAATTCGAGGGCCCGGCGCTCTACACGCTGACGTTCGTTCTGGCGATGAACAAGGACGTCTACGACTCCATGCCCGAAGACCTGCAGAAGGTCATCGACGACAACTCCGGCTTGAACTTTTCGGTCTTCGCCGGCGGGACGCAGTCGGATGCCGATGCCCCGGCGCGGCAGGTCGCGGTTGATCTTGGCAACAACATCATCACCGTGGCGGAAGACCAGACCGGTCCGTGGCGCGATCTCGTGCAGCCGATATACGACTCCTGGATCGCCGATCTGGACAGCAAAGGCATGGACGGTCAGGCGCTGATCGACGAAGCGAAGTCGCTGATGGAAGGTGAGTGCAAGGGCGCGACCGGCGCGCTCTGA
- a CDS encoding 2Fe-2S iron-sulfur cluster-binding protein — protein sequence MVSIIFVHADGTKKQVEAAPGTSVMQAARDNGIDEIIAECGGSMSCATCHCYVDEAWTDRTGERSDTEEDMLDFGEAEVRPTSRLSCQIEVSEALDGLIIHLPEEQG from the coding sequence ATGGTCAGCATCATTTTCGTCCACGCGGACGGCACGAAAAAGCAGGTCGAAGCCGCGCCCGGCACCTCCGTCATGCAGGCGGCGCGCGACAACGGCATAGACGAGATTATCGCCGAATGCGGCGGCTCCATGTCCTGCGCCACCTGCCACTGCTATGTCGACGAGGCCTGGACCGACCGCACCGGCGAACGCAGCGACACCGAGGAAGACATGTTGGACTTTGGCGAAGCCGAGGTGCGGCCGACATCGCGTTTGTCGTGCCAGATCGAGGTATCGGAGGCGCTTGACGGACTCATCATCCATCTGCCGGAAGAGCAGGGATAA
- a CDS encoding cytochrome P450, whose translation MTTAPVEERVTLDDLTRDPYPIYRRMRAETPIVDVPAARRIFLTKAAHTRMVKDNAELYSSNDPKTPMERAFQAHTLMRKDGDEHRRERMAMQKAFSPKVIKTDWAALYAKIVSDYLDRLPRGETVDLFKDLCGPVAARILAHILGLDEASDADMQRWSQTLIDGAGNFGFRDEPFAKSDTANAEMNAYFDSITARHVAEPNNSALSIMLNAKDPIPQSQIYANVKIAIGGGINEPRDALATILYGLLTNPDQLEEVRRTEAWTDAFEEGVRWVAPIQASSRRVMQAHQIDGIDIPEGVTLMTIQASANHDEDVFEDGHLYNVFRAKAQHQAFGNGPHHCSGAQVARKTVGEIMLPMIFERFPNMTLNSAEDVVWSGFGFRGPLNLPVTLN comes from the coding sequence ATGACCACTGCCCCCGTGGAGGAGCGGGTGACGCTGGACGATCTGACCCGCGATCCCTATCCCATCTATCGCCGCATGCGTGCGGAGACGCCGATCGTCGATGTGCCCGCCGCGCGGCGCATCTTCCTGACCAAGGCCGCCCACACCCGCATGGTGAAGGATAACGCGGAGCTCTACAGTTCCAACGATCCGAAAACGCCGATGGAGCGTGCCTTCCAGGCGCACACGCTGATGCGCAAGGACGGGGACGAGCACCGCCGCGAACGCATGGCCATGCAGAAGGCGTTTTCGCCCAAGGTCATCAAGACCGACTGGGCGGCGCTTTATGCGAAGATCGTCTCCGACTACCTCGACCGGCTGCCGCGTGGCGAGACGGTGGACCTGTTCAAGGACCTCTGTGGCCCGGTCGCGGCGCGCATCCTCGCCCATATTCTCGGGCTGGACGAGGCGAGCGATGCCGACATGCAGCGCTGGTCGCAGACGCTGATCGACGGCGCGGGCAACTTCGGTTTCCGGGACGAGCCCTTTGCTAAGTCCGACACGGCCAATGCCGAGATGAACGCCTACTTCGATTCGATCACGGCACGTCACGTGGCGGAGCCGAACAACTCTGCACTGTCGATCATGCTGAACGCCAAGGACCCAATCCCGCAAAGCCAGATCTACGCCAACGTCAAGATCGCCATCGGCGGCGGCATCAACGAGCCGCGCGATGCGCTGGCGACGATCCTCTACGGCCTGCTGACCAACCCCGACCAGCTTGAGGAGGTGCGGCGCACCGAGGCATGGACCGACGCCTTCGAGGAAGGCGTGCGCTGGGTCGCGCCGATCCAGGCGTCGTCACGCAGGGTGATGCAGGCGCACCAGATCGATGGCATCGACATTCCCGAGGGCGTCACTCTGATGACGATCCAGGCTTCGGCCAACCACGACGAGGACGTCTTCGAGGACGGGCACCTGTACAACGTGTTCCGGGCCAAGGCGCAGCATCAGGCCTTTGGCAACGGGCCGCACCATTGCTCGGGCGCGCAGGTCGCCCGCAAGACTGTCGGAGAAATCATGCTGCCGATGATCTTCGAGCGCTTCCCGAACATGACGCTGAACAGCGCCGAGGATGTTGTCTGGAGCGGCTTCGGCTTCCGGGGGCCGCTCAACCTTCCGGTCACACTGAACTGA